GCCTCTTCTCCTTAATCCTACACACTTCTTCTGTCTGTTAGACGGAGTTGGCTTCAAAAGAGAAGACACATGCAAGGTGCCATTGTACCATTATAAAACACCTTGAAACTATAGGTTAACCTCTGCGcaaggagagcgagggggagagagagaggggtagagagagaggggtagagagagagaggggcagagagagagagagagagagagagagagagagagagagagagagagagagagagagagagagagagagggagcgagagagggagagatgcgttttattttcattcatGTAGGCCTTTATgatatataatgatatataaaacatatctataatatgtttttaattaatgtttATAGTTTTTCTTATCTACTCTATCAGACATGGGCTTTTAATTTCAATAAGTAGATCAATCAGagttattatttttgttatgaATAGTTATTTTTACCGTTGCTATCTTACACTTCTGAACACCAAATAGTGAACGGTGATTGGTCCTTGAGCTACCGCTTTGTAAACATAAAGAGGCCCACTACGAGGAGTCCAATAGCATCCCAAATAAAGGCTGGATCAGACCTAGTAGACCGATAGAGAAagagcgccctctgctggtgcAAAAGATCAGTTAACTGATGTGGACGCATTTGTACAAGAGACAATATAATAGAAAGAAAAACgtatatactttattactttaaaAAGATCATGGAAAGATAACACTGAACAGGGATAAACTTCCTATATTACTTTCGAAGTACAAAGTGCACAGTGTTAATAACTGCTAAATAAATGTCTTCATACACAGTGGATCTTGTGAATtcaaaaaaaatcggaataacCGGGCAGACATTTTGTCCTAAGTTTACGTATCCGGTTATACTATGATACAATTGTAATACAACAATAGGCATCAATGTTACACTTTTCAATAGTGAAAAGGTTACCATTCAACCTGGGGAACAAAGGCTGATTAATTATGATTATCTTTggtttattatatatattttttggtgcCAGAATTAAATTTGTTGGCAAAggcacaaagaaaatacatcagCGGTCAGTTCTCTTAGGCTGGTCTCTCCCTATGGGAACAAGGTGAGGGGCATCCCATAAGGAGAAATAATTACATTTACGTATTACGTATATTTATGCATATCAATCCTTCAGAAGGAGTTTCAGTCAATATTCACGCAGGAGTTAGTTTTCCTAAAGGAGAAGACGCAGTATGTTATATAGATAATGTAAAAGTTGAAGTTGGGTTTTATGGTGAATTGTGGTTAAAATGATTGCGTAACCATTTCCCAGAGGATTAATTAAATGCTCTGTATTAACTGAATGTACAAGAGTTTTACCACTCAACGGTGTACAGACGGACCACAATTCCTCCTGCTTTCTTCAACATATTTATAATGTTTCTTTCTTTGACACACAGGAATGACTTTTAAAACTGGCTGCtcgacacaaatacacaaatagatGGATTCATGGTCATTATTAGTCTGTTAAAACTCTAACATCTGGTCCTATACTCACATATCTTCAAACCACTAGGCTTCTACCACACTTCAATATTGTTTAATAACGGAagtgataaaaaataatattattatctTCTGAGAAACGCTTCACAGCAACAGCTGCTCAACATAACACAAAGTCAGGCCGACACAGATACAGCACACGTATTCATGTTCTACAGTGTAACCATTTCAGTCGACTAAGGCAAATATATACAGAACCTTCCTCATCTACAAACATCGAACCCAGACAGCAATGGGGCGTCAAATACGAGTTGATTGCTGGTTAGAATGGTCCGGATGAACCGTTAACGGTTCATCCGGACTACCTTAATTCGGTTATCTGCGGCCCGCGGCCAACAGCTTATACCAGATCGTAAAGTGAGCACCGTCTTTGTGAAACGAGGGATTGTTAAGGAAACAATCCTTAAATCCACGACTTGAAATGCTTGGGATGCTTGACATTTTTATGACAAGACTCGATATTAGCATTATTACATCAATGTAGGCTACGTTTAAAACCGGCTGACTGTGATTAATAGCATCCGAGGACCCTATGACGTCACCATGAATTTTTTTATCTCCAGGTTTATCTCCATACTGGTTTGGAAATGCAGGTGCTGGTTATTATGTTATCGATGAAGTAAGCCTCACAAAACTACACAGAGAACAATAAGGATGAGCTTGAGACAGTAAAAacaccaccagagggcagcaaCACACAGAACATGACTCCCGTCCAGCTCCTCAGTCACTGAGGCGGTACCTGGGCAAAACCCGTGAAGTGTTCTGTCCCTGCGACCCGATTGGATGACGGGACaccccggcccgcccccttGCACACAGCAGGACACCGGTGCACTTATTATTCAAAAGGCGGGTAACTCTCCGATCTTCTGCCCGTCCCACAGTATCTAGACGGAGAGCGATAGACATGGGAAGCCGCTACAACCGGCCCGGCCCTTCGGGGGAGCCCCCATCAGGGGGAGGACCAGGGGGGAGGGTTCTTGctggggagggagcagagaggggttCACTGGGCGGGAGGTGGTCCTGGTACTCAGGCAGCTCCCCGTCTGAGGGCAGATCTCCGCCTTCAAGGTAGGGGGGAGGTGGTAGGTCAAACCATGGGggccggctgggggggggggggggggcggggaacAAAAAACGGAAAGGAGATTCAGTCGTAATATAAATTATACAGTGGGTTTATGGTTATTTATAAGTCAGAATTTTCTTTTAACATGGCAGAGCAAAAAGTCCCTCCATATTTTGCAAATCGAGTATAAACATAGTGCTTTCGTTGCGCTACTCGAGTACCATGCAATCTTCTACAAATCAGGAACCCTGTAGTTTTGAATTTACATATTTTAGAAGATATGACCAAAAAAATAACACGAGGGGAAATTAAAATGCTGAAAATATCTTTCTGCAGGACTCTGCTGTGGATTTCTTGAAAAAATGTCTTGGGAGTAAAATGCCGGGCATGCTCGTTCAAAGTGGAGGAACTTGGCAACTAGTCAAAACCGCCGCTGACAGTGATAAACATGCTACCCTAAACACTTCAGAAGGGTGAGCTACTACGGTTAAACCCTTTTGTACAAACCCTTAATCCGCTAAATAACCTTTAGTCCACTCAAATGCATTTGATCATAATCAAAGTATAAATGTAATAATTCATACGGAAGACGCAATGCTAAAGTGCAGCCGACTATTATGGCGGTTGCATGGCGGGGGGGTCAAGGCTAATGCACGATGAAAGCTTTGGGACCGACATCAGAGCTGCTGTCTCACTGAGAATCTCACTCACCgagtctctcactcactcatgccACAGTCAGCCGCTCCCTGCATCCCCCCCAAATGAATGTTGACATGTCTTTAAGCGAAGGTCTACAGTCTCCACAGTTCCAGTTTCAAACCGAAACAtccttttttaaactgtttactTCTGCTGGCCGAGTTTCTGTTTAACACGCTTACAGAACACGATGCAGAAGAACGTGTAAAGAACGTCCAGCCAGAGCTGCGCTCATAGGCCCCCAGACTTTAAACCTTTAACCTAAAGACTAAAGACTAGAGACTTTAGACCTTTAACCTAAAGACTAAAGACTAGAGACTGTAAACAAAAAGTTAATTACTAAAGACTGCAGACCTTCAACCTAACGACTGAAGAAGTAAGGCTAAAGACTttttaacataaataaagactaaagactaagactaaagaTTAAAAATAAGACTAAAGACTAAGCCTAAAGACTAAAGACTAAGACTGAAAACTAAAGACCAAAGACCCAAGACTAAAGACTAAAGACTAAAGACTAAGACTAACGACTCAGAATAAGATTTAAGACCAAAGACTAAGACTGAAGACTGAAGACTAAAGACTAAAGACTAAAGACTAAAGACTAAAGACTAAAGACtaaaaactaaaaactaaaaactaaaGACTTAAGACTTAAGACTTAAGATTAAAGACTAAAGACTAAAGACAAAAGACAAAAGACCAAAGACCAAAGACTAAAGACTAAAGACTAAGACTGAAAACTAAAGACTAAAGACTAAAGACTAAGACTAACGACTCAGAATAAGACTTAAGACCAAAGACTAAGACTGAAGACTGAAGACTAAAGACTAAAGACTAAAGACTAAAGACTAAAGACTTAAGACTAAAGACTAAAGACTAAAGACTAAAGACTAAAGACTAAAGACAAAAGACCAAAGACCAAAGACTAAAGACTAAAGACTAAAGACtaaaaactaaaaactaaaGACTATAGACTATAGACTATAGACTATAGACTATAGACTATAGACTAAAGACTAAAGACCCTTAACCTAATGACTGAAGATGAAAGATTTGAACATAAAGACAAAAGACTTAAGACCTTTAACCTAAAGTCTGAACGGTGACCTACCTGACGTCCAACACCGCCTGGGAGTACGACGGAGGAGAGTCCAGCGAGGCCCGGGAAGGATACAGGGCCCCGGAAAGCATCTGTAGTCCCTGAGCCGGGGCCTGCGTGAAGCGGGCTGCCCCGCTAGGCGAGCGGGGGGTCTGGGCCGGGCCTCCTGGGCCTCCGGTTCCGACGTGCCCGCGGTCCAGGATGACCAGTCGGGACAGCAgcaggggctggtggtggtggtggtggtggtggtggtgcgagcCGCTCCGCCCGCCGCGGGGCAGCAGCACGCTCCTCTTCCGCTGGTGGTGCAGCACCAGGGCCAACAGCGCCACCACCAGGACGAAGATGACCGCGCTGCCGATGACGGCGTAGGTGATGCTGGGATAGTAGCGCAGGCGGTAGTCCAGGGTCACAAAGTCCTGTCCAGGGGCTACTGGACCACataggggaggaggtggagggggggggaggacatgggagagagagagagagagagagagagagttgaccACCAGGCGAGCACAGAGATGAACAATACACGTGACAAGAGATGGGATTAGAAGACAGTGTAGAATCAAATATCAGAGAAGGATATTATTTGCTAGTTTGAAACACTGGTTGGACCAGGCCAGTCATCTAGGGAGCTGAGGCCTGTGGCGCCACAGCCTTGGGTCTGTGTGGgtctgcttcacacacacatccacttcACTCACTACACTAGAACAACTAGCCCAGGGgtagggtatgtgtgtgtgtgtgtgtgtgtgtgtgtgtgtgtgtgtgtgtgtgtgtgtgtgtgtgtgtgtgtgtgtgtgtgtgtgtgtgtgtgtgtgtgtgtcagtgagtgtgtcGAAGCCCAtctaccagtgtgtgtgtgtgtgtgtgtgtgtgtgtgtgtgtgtgtgtgtgtgtgtgtgtgtgtgtgtgtgtgtcagtgagtgtgtcGAAGCCCAtctaccagtgtgtgtgtgtgtgtgtgtgtgtgtgtgtgtgtgtgtgtgtgtgtgtgtgtgtgtgcgtgcgtgtgtgtcctgtgtgtatgtgtgtgtgtgtgtgtgtgtgtgtgtgtgtgtgtgtgtgtgtgtgtgtgcgtgcgtatgtgtcagtgtgtcgaAGCCCCTCGGTATCAAccggtgtgaatgtgtgtgtcagtgtgtgtgtgtgtgtgtgtgtctgtgtctgtgtgcatgtatgtgtgtgtaccagcGGGCAGCCACCAGCCCCCTGCCTTAATTAACTCTAATTAACTTCAGCTGCCGGAGCCAGGGCGCCCGGCCCTAGCCAATAGCAAAAGGCCGCGCTCCTCCCCTGTCATCACAGATTGGCGGCCCTTCCCATTCAGCGACCCCACCGGGGGAAGACCAGAACAAAGAGGGACCGTTTCCATAATTACCAGAACAAAAACACCCGGGCGAGTGTTCCCTGACACCGCCGCGCCCGCCTACCCGTCAGGTCTCAGGGGGGACCCACGCACATTGCTCTGGCGACCCGCGCATGAAAGGGAATCCATAATAGTACCGGGCGCCGACAATGAGCGGTGAGTCGCTACCACGATCTATGCAGGAACCCTGAGCGGCCCGCTGCACATCACACGGCGGCGCAGGGCGAGGCTAACTGCGAGACTAAACCCTAACGCCAAAACTAAACCCGAAAGCCAAAACAGAACCCTCATGCCAAAACcaaacaccaacaccaagaCCAAACCCTAACACTGAAGCTAAACCCCAACGCCAAGACCAAACCCTAAAGCTAAGACTAAACCCTAACAGCAACACCAAACCCTAACGCTAGAACCAAACCCTAACACAGAGAATAAACCCTAACGCTAGAACCAAACCCTAACGCAGAGAATAATCGCTAACGGTAGAACCAAACCCTAACaataaaaccaaaccctagaacCAACGCCTGACAATAAAACCAAACTCTAGAACCAAACCCTAAcactaaaaccaaaccctaacacCAAACCTAAACGCCAATACCACACCCTAACGCCAAGACCAGCCTCTAACGCTTAGACCAAACCCTCTCTACAGCATTTctcaaaaaatattttctgccatcaaaaacatatttttaattctctctccctcattttgtcctttgtgttattttttctctcttcttatGCCTTAATGTTCTTGTTCTCTCTTGATTTCTtcatattgttttatttttaatttatatttttttcttctccatCTGTTTTCTGTTTATCTTTCATGACTTTCTCGTTCTCTTCAACTGGAACCGAACGTTAAGCTTGGAACCAAACACCCAACCCAGCCTCCAAACCAACACCCTAACCCCAGCGACAGGCTCCCAAACATGAGGTTGTGGCCCTAAGGATGAAACGCAATGTTCATATAAATAAGTTGGTAGGCATCTAGTTGGCTGGTAACTGATTCTCTAGCCCTGAACCTGTACGCTAATTGAATTTGATGAATTTATCTATCTTTAAACATGGCCACATAGCGTGACAGCCTTCATGCTGTCTGAACACAGGTCTGCTGGGACTCATATCTGACTCAGTGCTCATGACATCTCCCTCTTCAGAGACGTGGGAGGACAGATAAAGTACACCCTGCCGCCTGGGCCACTTGATTTCATCAGGGTTCCCCTTCAACAAACacggacacatacatacacacacacacacacacacacacacacacacacacacacacacacacacacacacacacacacacacacacacacacacacacacacaccaaatcatacacacaaagatatgcccacacacacacgcacataaacacacacccctctcgctctctccatcagGTCTTCcgtcaatctccctctctcctctggcaTGTCTGAGCCTTCACCTTtcattcccccctcccccctcctccctctccccctcctccttttttcttacctccccttcacctcctccaccacctccgttCCCAGGGTCCACACAACGCCACCCCGAtgtacctccacctccacatccagCCTTGGTGATGCACTCCATAGGTTGGACATGATGAGTCATGCagcgtccctctctctctattgtgcactctctccttctctctctctctctctctctctctctctctctctctctctctctctctcttttgctctcttgcTTCACCAGCCTATTGTGATTACATCCAGACTAAACTCATTAAATTACattacagagatggagagagatagagagagagagagagagagagagagagagagagagagagagagagagagaacgagagagacagagagagagagagagagagagagagagagagagagagaatgagagagagagactaggacAGGCCACCACAGGTTACTTCTCTATCTAATACATCTAATTCATAATCagtaatgaacacacacacagaatttaTAATCAATTATGTgatgtcgagagagagagagagagagagagagagagagagagagagagagagagagagagagagagagagggagagagagagacttttctTTATATCATAGTCTTATTGAGGTACTTCatttatgttgtgtgttttttgcgaTGTCAAAATATGTTTAACATGCCAATAGAAAACAGTTTTATATAAACCAACTAATCCCTCCGAAGGCTGAGTAGGCTGATAACTGATGGTTTTCACCTTCATCTGATTCTCTAGACTAGCCCTGAAcctttaatttaattgaatttgattatgaatatatctatctataaacATGGCCACATAGCGTGACAGCCTTCATGCTGTCTGAACGCAGGTCTGCTGGGACTCATATCTGACTCAGTGCTCCTGACAACTCCCTCTTCAGAAACGTGGGAGGACGGATAAAGTAGACCGAGGCTACATTTATAGTCTCTGTGAGGTACTTTATGTTATGCGTTTCGTCGTGCAATGTTAATGTATGTTTTGCTTGCCATTACAACTTTGAATTGGAgaaagagagctagagagaggctgggaagaaggagggagagagataaagagagagaacgatagagagctagagagatagagagcgagagagagaaagagaacgatagagagatagagatagagggagcgagagagcgagagtgcgagaacgagagaaagagtgagagagagagcgacagcgagAGAGCGACAGCGAGAGAGCGACAGCGAGAGAGCGCAAgcgcgagcgagagcgagagagcgcgagcgagaggtatagagacagatagagaaagagcgagagagctagagagagggacagacagagaaacagagagagagagagagctagagagcgagggagagagacacatagagacagtgagtgagagatcTTCACAAGATGGTTCGGAACCAGGACAGCAGCAGACATGTGTGGGGGGCAACATCGAAAGAGGAACCGTGACTCACTGCGCTGGAGCTTCATCATTTATTTCTGACGAATGTGTCACATCTCCACACTCACATCGTCTGTTCAGCGCCACATTCTACTGAGAATACTTgcaaccgcacacgcacacacacacacacacatagaaacatacacataagtatatgcacacacaaccaaacacacacattcatacgcactcacacgcacacacatacataaacacaggcacacacatgcacactcatgaacacagacacacacacacacacacacacacacacacatatataaacacacaaacaaacagccacacgcaggcagccacacacacacacacacacacacacacacacacacacacacacacacacacacacacacacacacacacacacacacacacacacacacacacacacatatgcacaaataccccccccccacacacacacactcaaaaacccAGACAAACAAGCAGGCCTCAAAGACTTTGCTCCAACGTGTTCGTGTTCCTTTGTGATTTGTCTAAATAAAGCCTCACCATTCTCTGTTCGCGTTCACAGTTGGTCTCATCTATTTGTGTCCGGCCTTTGAAGTAAAATAGGCCTCACTTCACATTAGGGACCGCCTCAAAAATAAGACAGCTCCTGGTTAGAGACCAGAAGAGACCGGCCTAGAACATACAGACACTTGTGCTTTTTTTCCATAACACAGAACAACATCAGCCCTGTGTCCGTGAACAACCAACCGAGAGGTCGGCCCTTTGACCTCATAGGTCAAGCATTTTTGTGCTTTGTTGGTCTGAGTCTGACAAAAGGGTACAGATGTCGTCCATCTTTTCCTTTTCAAGGTTTACTATACTCCACGCATATGAAGTAGTACCTTATCCAGGATGTACGGaattgaaaaagaaagagaagttCAGATACTAGAAAGTCCTGATTCATACGCATTCTCAGAAGAGAAAAAGTTACATTTTTAATCATGTAGTTAATTTTTCAGGCGTATCTGTCAATAATCTCTTGGTGAAAAATAGCCCTTTCATTGGAGTT
This genomic stretch from Gadus chalcogrammus isolate NIFS_2021 chromosome 9, NIFS_Gcha_1.0, whole genome shotgun sequence harbors:
- the ldlrad3 gene encoding low-density lipoprotein receptor class A domain-containing protein 3 isoform X2 — translated: MWIWYLLLGSGSGSSIVEGQLLPGNNFTTECNIPGNFMCGDGRCVPGGWQCDGTPDCLDRSDEKGCPKVRSKCAPTFFACANGIFCIIGRFRCNGFADCPDRSDEDNCTANPLVCSESRFKCRNGRCVDRSFLCNSEDNCQDNSDEEDCLTTAAPGQDFVTLDYRLRYYPSITYAVIGSAVIFVLVVALLALVLHHQRKRSVLLPRGGRSGSHHHHHHHHHQPLLLSRLVILDRGHVGTGGPGGPAQTPRSPSGAARFTQAPAQGLQMLSGALYPSRASLDSPPSYSQAVLDVSRPPWFDLPPPPYLEGGDLPSDGELPEYQDHLPPSEPLSAPSPARTLPPGPPPDGGSPEGPGRL
- the ldlrad3 gene encoding low-density lipoprotein receptor class A domain-containing protein 3 isoform X1, with protein sequence MWIWYLLLGSGSGSSIVEGQLLPGNNFTTECNIPGNFMCGDGRCVPGGWQCDGTPDCLDRSDEKGCPKVRSKCAPTFFACANGIFCIIGRFRCNGFADCPDRSDEDNCTANPLVCSESRFKCRNGRCVDRSFLCNSEDNCQDNSDEEDCLTTAVAPGQDFVTLDYRLRYYPSITYAVIGSAVIFVLVVALLALVLHHQRKRSVLLPRGGRSGSHHHHHHHHHQPLLLSRLVILDRGHVGTGGPGGPAQTPRSPSGAARFTQAPAQGLQMLSGALYPSRASLDSPPSYSQAVLDVSRPPWFDLPPPPYLEGGDLPSDGELPEYQDHLPPSEPLSAPSPARTLPPGPPPDGGSPEGPGRL
- the ldlrad3 gene encoding low-density lipoprotein receptor class A domain-containing protein 3 isoform X3; the encoded protein is MWIWYLLLGSGSGSSIVEGQLLPGNNFTTECNIPGNFMCGDGRCVPGGWQCDGTPDCLDRSDEKGCPKVRSKCAPTFFACANGIFCIIGRFRCNGFADCPDRSDEDNCTNPLVCSESRFKCRNGRCVDRSFLCNSEDNCQDNSDEEDCLTTAVAPGQDFVTLDYRLRYYPSITYAVIGSAVIFVLVVALLALVLHHQRKRSVLLPRGGRSGSHHHHHHHHHQPLLLSRLVILDRGHVGTGGPGGPAQTPRSPSGAARFTQAPAQGLQMLSGALYPSRASLDSPPSYSQAVLDVSRPPWFDLPPPPYLEGGDLPSDGELPEYQDHLPPSEPLSAPSPARTLPPGPPPDGGSPEGPGRL